From the Bacillus sp. Marseille-P3661 genome, the window AAAAGATGAGTACAAATACTTATTCGAGGGTGAGGCCGATGGGATCAACTAAATGGGTCAATCACGAAGCCGAGCAAGCGGTGCTAGGGGCCATTTTATTAGATGGCGGTCTAATACAAGAATGCATATTACAATCTAACCATTTTCCAGCAGGCATTCACCAAATGATATTCAAGGCTATGCGTGAGGTTGATGAGAAAAATCTAGCCATTGATGTAGTAACCGTTTCATCAGCTTTAGGTGATGTCATTCGTCAAGTAGGGGGAGTCACATATTTAAGTGCTTTAGCAGACTCTGTACCATCAACAGCTAATTTTAATGTTTATCAACAGCTTATCTTGGAAGCATATAAACTACGTGAAACACGTAATCTTGCCACGCAATTGGCAATGAATCCGGAACACATTACTGACTATTATCAACGCATTTCAGAAATTCAAGAAGTAATCTCTATTCAATCACGGACAATGAAACATATACTGGTGGAAATTTACCAAGATATGGAAACTGATATTGAGGGGATTTAAGGAGTTGACACAGGAATAGATGA encodes:
- a CDS encoding DnaB-like helicase N-terminal domain-containing protein encodes the protein MGSTKWVNHEAEQAVLGAILLDGGLIQECILQSNHFPAGIHQMIFKAMREVDEKNLAIDVVTVSSALGDVIRQVGGVTYLSALADSVPSTANFNVYQQLILEAYKLRETRNLATQLAMNPEHITDYYQRISEIQEVISIQSRTMKHILVEIYQDMETDIEGI